A stretch of Gammaproteobacteria bacterium DNA encodes these proteins:
- a CDS encoding YebC/PmpR family DNA-binding transcriptional regulator, giving the protein MAGHSKWANIQHRKSAQDARRGKLFTKLIREITVSARQGGGDAGSNPRLRAAIDKALSNNMTRDTVDRAIKRGTGAADGSTLDEIRYEGYGPGGAAVMVECMTDNRTRTVAEVRHAFSKCGGNLGTDGSVAFLFRKVGQLSYPAGTGEDRVMEAALEAGADDVTVNPDGSIDVLTSPEAFGTVKDAMAGAGLAPEGAEVTMRASTQTVLDAEDAAGMMKLLEMLEDLDDVQQVYSNAEIPDEILAKLA; this is encoded by the coding sequence ATGGCCGGTCACAGCAAGTGGGCGAACATCCAGCACCGCAAGAGCGCGCAAGACGCCCGGCGCGGCAAGCTCTTCACCAAGTTGATCCGCGAGATCACCGTCTCCGCCCGCCAGGGCGGGGGTGACGCCGGGTCGAACCCGCGATTGCGGGCGGCCATCGACAAGGCGCTGTCCAACAACATGACCCGGGACACCGTCGACCGCGCCATCAAGCGCGGCACGGGTGCGGCCGACGGGTCCACGCTGGACGAGATCCGCTACGAGGGCTACGGGCCCGGCGGGGCGGCCGTGATGGTCGAGTGCATGACCGACAACCGCACGCGGACCGTGGCCGAGGTCCGCCACGCCTTCTCCAAGTGCGGCGGCAACCTCGGCACGGACGGCTCGGTCGCGTTCCTGTTCCGCAAGGTGGGGCAGCTCAGCTACCCCGCGGGCACCGGCGAGGACCGCGTGATGGAGGCCGCGCTCGAGGCGGGCGCGGACGACGTGACCGTGAACCCCGACGGCTCCATCGACGTGCTCACCAGCCCCGAGGCCTTCGGCACGGTGAAGGACGCGATGGCCGGCGCGGGGCTGGCGCCCGAAGGCGCCGAGGTCACCATGCGGGCCTCGACCCAGACCGTGCTCGACGCCGAGGACGCGGCGGGCATGATGAAGCTCCTCGAGATGCTCGAGGACCTGGACGACGTCCAGCAGGTCTATTCCAACGCGGAGATCCCGGACGAGATCCTGGCGAAGCTGGCTTG
- the hslO gene encoding Hsp33 family molecular chaperone HslO → MLAPDTLQRFLFEDNAVRGELVHLDATYRAIRDNHDYPPPVRALLGETLAASALLSGSIKAHDSLIVQIQASGPVHLAVAQCTSQRSLRGLARWTGAVEPGGLQTVCGTGTLAITIDPGRGQERYQGLVALSGGSLGQAIETYFDQSEQLPTRLWLACDGERAAGLLVQSLPGQRADPDAWNRIQLLAATVRPRELLDFSLDELRRALFPEEDVRVFDPQRTTYHCTCSRETIGTVLASLGRAELEEALEELGELTVTCEFCNRRYVFDRVDVEAALAGEGTPAGSATRH, encoded by the coding sequence ATGCTCGCCCCCGACACCCTGCAGCGCTTCCTGTTCGAGGACAACGCGGTGCGCGGCGAGCTCGTGCACCTCGACGCCACCTACCGGGCGATCCGCGACAACCACGACTACCCGCCTCCCGTGCGGGCGTTGCTCGGCGAGACGCTCGCCGCCTCGGCGCTCCTGAGTGGCTCGATCAAAGCCCACGACTCCCTGATCGTGCAGATCCAGGCGAGCGGCCCGGTGCACCTGGCGGTGGCCCAGTGCACCAGCCAGCGCAGCCTGCGCGGGCTCGCCCGCTGGACCGGCGCCGTCGAGCCGGGAGGGCTGCAGACCGTGTGCGGCACAGGCACCCTCGCCATCACCATCGACCCCGGCCGCGGCCAGGAGCGCTATCAGGGGCTGGTGGCGCTCTCGGGTGGGTCCCTCGGCCAGGCCATCGAGACCTACTTCGACCAGTCCGAGCAGCTGCCGACCCGCCTGTGGCTCGCCTGCGACGGTGAGCGGGCCGCCGGACTGCTGGTGCAGAGCCTCCCCGGGCAGCGCGCCGACCCCGACGCCTGGAACCGCATCCAGCTCCTCGCGGCCACCGTCCGGCCGAGGGAGTTGCTCGATTTCTCGCTGGACGAGCTGCGGCGCGCGCTCTTCCCCGAGGAGGACGTGCGCGTCTTCGACCCCCAGCGCACCACCTACCACTGCACCTGCAGCCGGGAGACCATCGGCACCGTCCTGGCAAGCCTCGGGCGCGCCGAGCTCGAGGAGGCGCTGGAGGAGCTCGGCGAGCTGACCGTCACCTGCGAGTTCTGCAACCGCCGCTACGTGTTCGACCGGGTGGACGTGGAGGCGGCGCTCGCCGGCGAGGGGACGCCCGCCGGCTCCGCCACCCGGCACTGA